From Tachypleus tridentatus isolate NWPU-2018 chromosome 8, ASM421037v1, whole genome shotgun sequence, a single genomic window includes:
- the LOC143222352 gene encoding RNA polymerase II elongation factor ELL-like isoform X2, which produces MLHKMQIHATEDSYEKTKHKMAFAEQQNKKNCTKVIKAAGPDVGRRIKVKRSLSSVTLPPSKASSPHQFLPSSVSKQVVKSVSGSSGLQLGGTGSNTSRPTPPPKPANPDILKKTYRERIIHLLAVRPYKKPELLTRLMKDGIKDKDKKSLSAILSQVAVLKDNSFSLVRHVWNEVQDDWPFYTPQERELMKRQKPQNLTPPCENGPYSPSNHHTNTSPNSQKRAPSGYEPYPGKKQRISHYQKPEVNGASPYSGFVSSAKPDSTDLTFVKADSVLSTSKKWEPAVNGQNGFPKTDGFSPKCSATENGVTSHTSTTSSHLFNRRTPEPEKFTHWSAAGLACSYSKSTTQASDSSHTYINRHSSPDSHSHSQTVAAHKLNNFTSKLLPNGYLKHHSSPVEDRVNGVRQSKVTSTTNSTDSSHTTPSSSPDSHDRLCFKGSQSYTSSPTTTCEVPDYLTKYVEITSNDQRARYKAHFNAEYEEYQKLHSHITNVSRRFAELEDRLGSCVKGSEEWKETTREIKMEYKEQKRKKYQEMKRKYQYLHEKLAHIKRLVMEYDQAHS; this is translated from the exons caCAAAAGTGATCAAAGCTGCTGGTCCTGATGTag GTAGAAGGATTAAAGTAAAGAGGTCTCTTTCATCTGTTACACTTCCTCCATCTAAAGCTTCCAGTCCCCACCAATTTCTCCCAAGCTCTGTGTCCAAACAAGTAGTTAAATCGGTCAGTGGAAGCAGTGGACTACAGCTTGGAGGAACAGGCAGTAATACTTCAAGACCCACTCCACCCCCAAAACCTGCAAACCCAGATATCTTAAAGAAAACGTATAG GGAGAGGATAATTCATCTCTTAGCTGTCCGTCCATATAAGAAacctgaactactgactagactTATGAAAG ATGGTATAAAAGACAAAGACAAGAAAAGTTTGAGTGCCATCTTGAGTCAAGTGGCTGTACTAAAGGATAATAGCTTTTCCTTGGTGAGGCACGTCTGGAATGAAGTCCAGGATGATTGGCCTTTTTACACTCCCCAAGAAAGAGAGCTAatgaaaag ACAAAAACCACAGAATTTAACACCACCATGTGAAAATGGACCTTATTCTCCATCAAATCATCATACTAACACTTCACCAAATTCTCAG AAACGAGCTCCATCTGGCTATGAGCCTTATCCAGGCAAAAAACAGAGAATATCCCATTACCAGAAGCCTGAAGTGAATGGTGCCTCGCCTTACTCGGGTTTTGTTAGTTCAGCTAAACCAGATTCTACTGACCTGACCTTTGTTAAAGCCGACTCTGTGCTCAGCACTTCAAAGAAGTGGGAACCTGCTGTGAATGGACAAAATGGTTTTCCAAAAACCGATGGCTTCAGTCCAAAGTGCTCAGCTACGGAGAATGGTGTCACTTCTCATACTTCAACCACATCATCACACTTGTTCAACAGACGAACTCCAGAGCCTGAGAAATTTACTCACTGGTCAGCAGCAGGGCTTGCATGTAGCTACAGCAAATCCACAACACAAGCATCTGACTCCTCTCATACTTACATCAATAGGCATTCCTCGCCTGACTCCCATAGTCACTCGCAGACTGTAGCAGCACACAAGCTTAATAATTTCACTTCCAAGCTGCTTCCTAATGGTTATCTTAAGCACCATAGCAGTCCTGTAGAAGATAGGGTGAATGGAGTGAGGCAGTCAAAAGTCACatctacaacaaacagtactgatTCAAGTCACACAACTCCCTCATCCAGTCCTGATAGTCACGACAGATTGTGTTTCAAAG gttcTCAAAGTTATACATCATCTCCTACTACAACTTGTGAAGTACCTGACTATTTAAc GAAATATGTCGAAATTACCAGCAACGACCAGAGAGCTAGGTATAAGGCTCACTTTAATGCAGAATACGAAGAGTACCAGAAGTTGCATTCGCACATCACAAACGTGTCTAGACGATTTGCTGAGCTTGAAGACAGGCTAGGAAGTTGTGTAAAAGGTTCCGAAGAGTGGAAA GAAACGACACGAGAAATAAAGATGgaatataaagaacaaaaacgGAAAAAATATCAGGAGATGAAGAGGAAGTATCAGTACTTACATGAAAAACTGGCTCACATCAAACGTCTGGTAATGGAATATGACCAAGCCCATTCTTAG